The following proteins come from a genomic window of Proteiniphilum propionicum:
- a CDS encoding acyl carrier protein, translated as MFNKTDITTTVKQYIARESFYQSNTVQEDTLIFENGLLDSMGFLFLIDFLKDEFHIEVEDSDLVDDNFKSINNISAFVLKKLEQKE; from the coding sequence ATGTTTAACAAAACTGACATTACTACCACAGTGAAGCAGTATATAGCAAGAGAATCATTTTATCAAAGCAATACTGTTCAAGAGGATACATTAATATTTGAGAACGGTTTACTGGATTCTATGGGTTTTCTTTTTTTAATTGACTTTTTGAAAGATGAATTTCATATTGAGGTTGAAGATAGTGATCTGGTGGATGACAATTTCAAATCCATCAACAATATATCGGCATTTGTCCTCAAGAAATTGGAGCAAAAAGAATAA
- the asnB gene encoding asparagine synthase (glutamine-hydrolyzing), translating to MSGLVGFFSKSGTVDSLAVLRRMLTRIKHRGSGHIGVYVSGCVGLGEGQNTSNVMQGQESPFSNEEESLWIVWSGSVFNRSELKSILVKRRCHVKSDGDAELVLRLYEHFGIKCLNMINGQFAFSILNVAKEELTLARDRVGICPIYYSLIPGGLVFASEIKALFEYPQVTRKISGRSLSQIATFWTTITPDTIFEGVSELSPGHYLTINREGLKIESYWEYPVYLPEEYSGLSLAESMDQFDELMCDAVSIRTEPAQPYGAYLSGGLDSSVIISYIKKIHPDLDLNTFSIGFSNPKFDESAYQDIAAEFFRTNRHRLACNDEDIAANFKEVVWHAETTLLRSAPVPIFLLSKLVKNSNIEIVFTGEGSDEILGGYNIYKEAVIREFWSKEPTSKYRYLLLKSLYPYMSQMGDTNEMALKMFFGYKLSETSSPIYSHLLRWNNTSRIRSFFSSDIKAETNDYHPVDELSDKLKSKLKGVDLLSRAQWLEATIFTSGYLLSSQGERMAMAHSVDGRYPFMDHRVIEFCMKLRPSYKLKGLQEKYLLKKMMRNRVPEKIIARQKQPYRAPVASSFRSEYLPDYLQELLSKEKIQSIGIFDYGRVKLLLDKMELMHHITEIDGMAFTAILSTQILNSCFVEKSVPTLIESELVKLDRVVYSR from the coding sequence ATGTCTGGATTGGTTGGATTTTTTTCTAAAAGTGGGACTGTTGATTCTTTGGCTGTTTTAAGACGTATGCTTACACGGATAAAGCACAGGGGATCAGGGCATATAGGCGTATATGTATCAGGTTGTGTTGGATTGGGTGAAGGGCAGAACACTTCAAATGTTATGCAGGGACAGGAATCGCCATTTTCAAATGAAGAGGAATCGTTATGGATTGTATGGAGTGGATCGGTGTTTAATCGTTCAGAATTAAAATCAATACTGGTCAAGAGGAGGTGTCATGTCAAATCAGATGGAGATGCTGAACTAGTTCTTCGTTTGTATGAACATTTTGGGATAAAATGCCTGAATATGATCAACGGTCAATTTGCCTTTTCCATCTTGAATGTAGCGAAAGAAGAGCTGACTCTTGCCCGCGACAGAGTGGGTATATGCCCGATATACTACAGCTTGATACCCGGCGGATTGGTTTTCGCATCTGAAATAAAAGCTCTATTTGAATATCCACAGGTTACTCGAAAGATTTCAGGCAGGTCTCTCTCACAGATTGCAACATTCTGGACAACCATAACTCCTGATACAATTTTTGAAGGAGTTTCTGAACTTTCTCCCGGGCACTACCTCACAATAAATCGTGAAGGATTGAAAATTGAATCTTATTGGGAATATCCCGTTTATTTGCCGGAAGAATACTCCGGACTTAGCCTGGCAGAGTCTATGGATCAATTTGATGAGCTGATGTGCGATGCTGTATCCATCAGAACAGAGCCTGCCCAACCATATGGTGCCTATCTAAGCGGAGGATTAGATTCTTCAGTGATTATTTCCTACATAAAAAAGATTCACCCTGATCTGGACCTCAATACCTTCTCCATTGGCTTTAGCAACCCAAAATTCGATGAGTCAGCATATCAAGATATAGCAGCCGAATTCTTTAGAACGAATCGCCACAGACTGGCCTGCAACGATGAAGATATTGCTGCTAATTTTAAAGAGGTGGTATGGCATGCTGAAACCACACTGTTACGCAGCGCTCCCGTACCCATATTTTTACTCTCTAAACTAGTGAAAAATAGTAATATCGAAATAGTATTTACCGGGGAAGGGTCTGATGAAATATTGGGGGGTTACAATATTTACAAGGAGGCGGTGATAAGAGAGTTTTGGTCGAAAGAACCCACATCGAAGTACAGATACTTGTTGCTTAAAAGTCTCTATCCCTATATGTCGCAGATGGGAGATACAAACGAGATGGCGCTGAAGATGTTTTTCGGATACAAATTAAGTGAAACATCTTCCCCCATCTACTCACATTTGTTGCGGTGGAACAATACATCACGTATCAGGAGTTTTTTTTCATCCGATATAAAAGCTGAGACTAATGATTATCACCCTGTAGATGAGCTCTCAGATAAATTGAAGTCAAAACTGAAAGGAGTCGATCTTTTGTCACGTGCCCAATGGCTTGAAGCAACCATTTTCACTTCAGGGTATCTATTGTCTTCACAAGGTGAACGCATGGCCATGGCTCACTCTGTTGATGGGCGATATCCTTTCATGGATCACCGTGTAATTGAATTTTGTATGAAGTTGAGACCCTCTTACAAACTGAAAGGGTTGCAAGAGAAATATCTTTTGAAAAAGATGATGAGAAACAGGGTGCCTGAAAAAATTATTGCCAGACAAAAGCAACCTTACAGAGCACCCGTTGCATCTTCTTTCCGTTCAGAATACCTGCCAGACTACCTACAGGAACTTCTTTCTAAAGAAAAGATACAATCTATCGGCATTTTCGACTATGGAAGGGTGAAGTTACTTCTTGATAAGATGGAATTGATGCATCACATAACTGAAATTGATGGTATGGCATTCACTGCTATTTTGTCGACTCAGATTTTGAATTCCTGTTTTGTTGAAAAATCAGTTCCAACATTAATAGAATCGGAGCTTGTAAAGTTGGACAGGGTTGTTTATTCCAGATAA
- a CDS encoding tetratricopeptide repeat protein has product MLKKAAILLALLLILALCRRDHNRSIYARLQQWDSLLEEHPEAIHDSLLQLNPKELSRANRAYYGLLKTIADDKRFVQFTSDSLINAVHRHYHHNGKRSENHIRALTYLSIVRHRMGVADSTVFTPLKEAEQLYLKQKRSNPSTGYMLYYHLGDLLSNNNDFSSAYNYFNKALQTAKQERDSIHVFDTYLALFWNEMEQENYQEGKVYLDSAQISADESPDVLYKLHNAQATYFGTQNINDKKLEYTKKRFNLIPYLKETPQLFRLYYSLSDAYTGNGQADSSMYYAKLAIEHITDSAYKLNYLLYDNVADIAERQNNLRLALEYRQKAFEAYEKSIDTRLDTQIQELEKRYNLAEAENKALKAQKRGRIFTSVSLSLLLLLAAVIFDWNRRRKIALLEKNNARSKLRLARQQASENRRMINIVLPYLKLHNSLQQELLTFSNKIRAKDNDTADKYEQILKDNRQLFDKTTQQLFTDELLAETLKTANGLELLNETDRILLFMLAIGAGNEHIVALLNTTPANLKSKKSYLKKKIHVNASAFDNPEFMLSLF; this is encoded by the coding sequence ATGTTAAAAAAAGCAGCCATATTGCTTGCCTTATTGTTGATCCTGGCTTTGTGCCGCCGTGATCACAACCGGTCAATATATGCCCGGCTACAACAATGGGATTCCTTACTGGAAGAACACCCCGAGGCCATACACGACAGTTTGCTTCAATTAAACCCTAAAGAACTCTCCCGCGCCAACCGGGCATATTACGGCTTGTTGAAAACTATTGCCGACGACAAAAGGTTTGTGCAGTTCACCTCCGATTCGCTGATAAACGCCGTGCACCGCCATTACCACCATAACGGTAAGCGGAGCGAAAATCACATCCGTGCACTCACGTATTTATCCATTGTGCGACACCGGATGGGAGTTGCGGACAGCACTGTCTTTACTCCCTTGAAAGAGGCGGAACAGTTATATTTAAAACAAAAACGGTCCAATCCCAGCACCGGATATATGCTCTATTATCATCTGGGTGATTTATTATCGAACAACAATGATTTCAGCTCAGCCTACAACTATTTCAATAAAGCGTTGCAAACGGCAAAACAAGAAAGAGATTCAATTCACGTTTTTGACACATATCTGGCGTTGTTTTGGAATGAAATGGAGCAAGAAAATTACCAAGAAGGTAAAGTGTATTTAGATTCTGCGCAAATTTCTGCCGATGAATCGCCCGATGTTTTATATAAATTGCACAATGCTCAAGCTACTTATTTTGGTACTCAGAACATTAATGACAAAAAATTGGAATACACCAAAAAACGTTTTAATTTGATTCCTTATCTGAAAGAAACTCCTCAGTTGTTTCGCCTCTACTACTCTCTTTCCGATGCTTACACCGGTAACGGGCAAGCTGACAGTTCCATGTATTATGCAAAACTTGCCATTGAACATATTACGGATTCTGCTTACAAACTTAACTATTTATTGTATGATAATGTTGCCGATATAGCTGAGAGGCAAAATAACCTGCGGCTGGCATTGGAGTACCGCCAAAAAGCGTTCGAGGCCTACGAGAAAAGCATCGATACCCGGCTCGATACCCAAATACAGGAATTGGAAAAGCGCTACAACCTTGCCGAAGCAGAGAACAAAGCCCTGAAGGCGCAAAAACGGGGCAGGATATTTACAAGCGTCTCGTTATCGCTTCTTTTACTTTTGGCCGCGGTCATATTCGACTGGAACCGCCGTAGAAAAATAGCCCTGCTCGAAAAAAACAATGCCCGAAGCAAACTGCGATTGGCTCGGCAACAAGCGTCCGAAAACCGCCGCATGATAAATATTGTGCTGCCTTACCTGAAGTTGCACAACAGTTTACAGCAAGAACTGCTTACTTTTTCAAACAAAATACGGGCAAAAGACAACGACACGGCCGATAAATACGAGCAAATATTAAAAGACAACCGTCAACTTTTCGATAAAACCACTCAGCAACTTTTTACTGACGAGTTGTTGGCAGAAACGCTGAAAACCGCCAATGGGCTGGAACTATTAAATGAAACCGACCGCATACTGCTCTTTATGCTGGCCATTGGAGCCGGAAACGAGCACATTGTGGCGTTACTTAACACCACTCCGGCCAACCTGAAATCGAAAAAATCGTACCTGAAAAAGAAAATACACGTCAATGCCTCCGCGTTTGACAACCCCGAATTTATGTTGTCGCTTTTCTGA
- the istA gene encoding IS21 family transposase, which translates to MANKLDPMDIKQILVLINDGFSNRKIGATLGISRNTVNSYVQQFKSSGYSIGELLNFEETRLNELFTSKTTIDTSRHDDLMRYIERIKAARSHPGFTFQYHYNEYVNNVSNPYSYTQFLEHFHRKYSKVKGSMKLEHIAGHEMFVDFAGKKLEIVDKDTGEIKPVEVFVSILPCSQYTYVEACATQNRNDFISCCKNALHFYGGVPKAIVSDNLKSAVTRASKHEAVINRCFKDFASYYGCVINPTRVYAPQDKALVENAVHLTYQRIYYPLREMTFFSIEELNREIRRLLTEYNKLLFKRKEASRLELFQTIERGYLKPLPADQYEIKEYRRAKVQKMGYVYFSPDKSYYSVPYRYIGKQTQIHYTQKHIEVYYNHQRIAIHQRNHTTGSYNTNSDHLSSTHQSYLGWNPDYFKNKAAAHGEHVVSCVEHILASVDYPEIV; encoded by the coding sequence ATGGCAAATAAACTTGATCCTATGGATATAAAACAAATTTTAGTCTTAATCAACGACGGTTTTAGTAACCGCAAGATTGGTGCTACACTTGGTATATCTCGTAATACCGTTAACAGCTATGTACAACAGTTTAAATCAAGTGGTTACAGCATTGGCGAGCTTTTAAACTTTGAAGAGACTCGTTTAAACGAACTCTTCACCAGTAAAACTACTATCGACACTTCCCGGCATGATGATTTAATGCGTTATATTGAGCGTATCAAAGCAGCCCGGAGTCATCCCGGTTTTACTTTTCAGTACCATTATAATGAGTATGTAAATAATGTAAGCAACCCCTACAGCTACACTCAGTTCCTGGAGCACTTCCACCGTAAATACAGTAAAGTAAAAGGTTCAATGAAGCTTGAGCATATTGCAGGCCATGAGATGTTCGTTGACTTTGCCGGTAAAAAGCTTGAGATAGTAGATAAAGATACGGGTGAGATCAAACCGGTTGAAGTCTTCGTATCAATTTTACCCTGTAGTCAATATACTTATGTTGAAGCCTGTGCCACACAGAACCGTAATGATTTTATAAGTTGCTGTAAAAACGCATTACACTTTTATGGTGGTGTTCCAAAGGCAATCGTATCTGACAATCTAAAGTCTGCCGTTACAAGAGCCAGCAAACATGAAGCAGTTATTAACCGCTGCTTCAAAGACTTTGCCAGTTATTACGGTTGTGTTATTAACCCCACAAGAGTGTATGCTCCACAGGATAAAGCATTAGTAGAAAATGCTGTACACCTTACTTATCAAAGAATCTATTACCCTCTTCGAGAGATGACATTCTTCTCGATAGAAGAGCTCAACAGGGAGATCAGGCGATTGCTTACAGAATACAACAAACTGCTCTTTAAGCGTAAAGAGGCCAGCAGACTGGAACTGTTTCAGACAATAGAGCGAGGCTATCTGAAGCCATTACCCGCCGATCAGTACGAGATAAAAGAGTATCGCAGGGCAAAGGTTCAGAAAATGGGATATGTATATTTTTCACCCGATAAGAGTTATTATAGTGTACCATACCGCTATATAGGCAAACAAACACAAATACATTATACACAGAAACATATAGAGGTTTACTACAATCATCAGCGCATAGCCATACATCAGAGGAATCACACTACAGGCAGCTATAACACCAACTCGGATCACCTGAGCAGTACGCATCAATCATACCTGGGTTGGAATCCGGATTACTTTAAGAATAAAGCTGCAGCACATGGTGAGCATGTTGTCAGCTGTGTAGAACATATACTTGCATCTGTAGATTATCCTGAGATTGTGTAA
- a CDS encoding transposase, translating into MKKKVHSESEKVKAVHQLESGVDAAVVARDYNISRATLYNWKSKYSGMEISQVKRLKELEDENRTLKQMYADLALDNKILKEVIEKKL; encoded by the coding sequence ATGAAAAAAAAAGTACACAGTGAGTCAGAGAAGGTAAAGGCAGTCCATCAACTTGAAAGTGGGGTGGATGCCGCAGTTGTAGCTCGTGACTACAATATATCCAGGGCTACCCTTTATAATTGGAAGTCCAAGTATAGTGGAATGGAGATCAGTCAGGTTAAACGTCTCAAAGAGCTTGAAGATGAGAACCGCACGTTGAAACAGATGTATGCTGACCTTGCACTTGACAACAAGATACTGAAGGAGGTCATCGAAAAAAAACTCTAG
- a CDS encoding class I adenylate-forming enzyme family protein — MNLFDYLFSEGKEMDKKFILNEGEKISFKELYWRSLTLADYLSDRLGEDNKIILISQNSLFFITCYLAIIKSGNVCVPLNPSIEQENLSYIESLTQCKYSFASDQSMKNHTFRSELFNESKLDEIIQSQKERNGNSRTELSQNSLFNENRLADILFTSGSTGAPKGVMLTHRNLRANTESILSYLKLRSDDSILLVLPLYYCYGLSILHTHLKVGAAILLHNNFALLGSVIDNLVKYRLTGFAGVPSHFQLLLRKSLTFKNTRFAHLRYVTQAGGKLHEAFIEEFVNAFPAIDFYVMYGQTEATARLTYLPPALLKLKIGSVGNPIPGVTLDIVNEDGQSTKVGEVGEIIVKGENIMKGYFNDPVGTSETLKNGWLYTGDLGYFDEDGFLFLTDRKKGILKIGGYRISPKEIEEVITTIPEVIDCTVTAIEDELLGEAIKAKVVVNEGCDQEELKNKISMLCNQKLSSNKMPKIIEFSLMFDLNAIGKKKSHPSHPFQGDQTP; from the coding sequence ATGAATCTTTTCGATTATCTGTTCAGTGAGGGTAAAGAAATGGATAAAAAATTCATTTTGAATGAAGGAGAAAAAATTTCCTTCAAAGAGCTTTATTGGAGAAGTTTGACTCTGGCAGACTATCTTTCTGATCGATTAGGCGAGGATAACAAGATTATTTTAATCAGTCAGAACTCACTATTTTTCATCACCTGCTACCTGGCTATCATCAAATCGGGAAATGTTTGCGTGCCATTGAATCCATCGATAGAGCAGGAAAACCTGAGTTACATCGAAAGTCTAACCCAGTGCAAATATTCGTTTGCGTCTGATCAATCAATGAAAAATCATACATTCAGAAGTGAATTATTCAATGAATCGAAGCTGGATGAGATCATACAATCCCAGAAGGAGCGCAATGGAAACAGCAGAACGGAACTTTCGCAAAATAGTTTGTTTAATGAAAACAGATTAGCTGATATCTTGTTCACTTCCGGATCTACGGGAGCTCCCAAAGGGGTAATGCTGACTCATAGGAACCTTCGGGCCAACACGGAATCAATTCTCTCCTATTTAAAACTGAGGTCGGATGATTCCATCTTGTTGGTTCTTCCACTCTACTATTGTTATGGTTTATCCATTCTACATACCCATCTTAAAGTGGGTGCAGCCATTCTGTTGCATAATAATTTTGCATTACTGGGATCTGTAATAGATAACCTTGTAAAGTATCGATTAACCGGTTTTGCCGGCGTTCCGAGTCATTTTCAACTGTTATTGAGAAAATCACTCACTTTTAAAAACACAAGATTCGCTCATTTGCGGTATGTTACTCAAGCAGGGGGAAAACTTCATGAAGCTTTTATTGAAGAGTTTGTCAATGCTTTCCCTGCCATTGACTTTTATGTGATGTACGGGCAAACGGAAGCAACAGCAAGATTGACCTACCTACCCCCAGCATTGCTAAAATTAAAAATCGGATCCGTCGGCAATCCCATACCCGGGGTTACCTTGGATATCGTGAACGAAGATGGTCAATCAACTAAGGTTGGAGAAGTTGGCGAAATAATTGTGAAAGGAGAGAACATCATGAAAGGTTATTTTAACGATCCGGTTGGCACAAGCGAAACGTTGAAAAATGGATGGCTATACACAGGTGATTTGGGTTATTTTGACGAAGATGGGTTTTTATTTCTGACTGACCGCAAGAAAGGAATCCTGAAAATAGGGGGGTATCGCATCAGCCCCAAAGAGATTGAAGAGGTAATCACAACAATTCCTGAAGTTATTGACTGCACGGTAACGGCTATTGAGGATGAATTACTGGGGGAAGCAATAAAAGCAAAGGTTGTTGTAAATGAAGGCTGCGATCAAGAGGAGTTGAAAAATAAAATTTCGATGTTGTGCAATCAAAAACTTTCCAGTAATAAAATGCCAAAAATAATTGAGTTTTCATTGATGTTTGATCTCAATGCGATTGGTAAAAAAAAGTCACATCCATCACATCCTTTCCAAGGGGATCAAACTCCATAA
- a CDS encoding T9SS type A sorting domain-containing protein → MKTKLLTVAALLCCILCAQSFTSVSNMEINKAKEKIKLEKHDSSTRSATSTLVEAYADDYIVSVSVENYTGDIYVQVYGAGGAAQTVFSCYNNRTDMLDISSLPAGTYTVSITLNNTTYTGTFVK, encoded by the coding sequence ATGAAAACTAAATTATTGACGGTTGCAGCCCTGCTATGCTGCATATTATGCGCACAATCGTTTACATCCGTTTCAAATATGGAAATAAACAAGGCAAAAGAAAAAATTAAGTTAGAAAAGCACGATTCTTCAACTCGCTCCGCCACAAGCACATTAGTTGAGGCTTATGCCGATGATTATATAGTATCCGTCTCGGTAGAGAACTACACGGGCGATATTTATGTACAGGTATATGGTGCCGGCGGGGCCGCACAAACCGTTTTTTCGTGTTACAACAACAGAACGGATATGCTCGATATATCTTCGCTTCCCGCCGGAACTTATACTGTAAGCATTACGCTTAACAATACAACTTACACCGGAACTTTTGTGAAATAA
- a CDS encoding IS3 family transposase, with amino-acid sequence MAGDIVEEYGVSISRACKLMDIHRSYFYYTDKKDDTEVEDAIRAAANFGDGFWKIYSRLRREGKTWNHKKVYRVYKAMHYEKRSRLKKRLPARVKNPLVMPKEPNVTWSIDFVSDRIECGRQFRVLNIIDDACKIAVTQEISMSMPAKRVIKVLEKVIWLNGKPKNIRCDNGPEFIAQVFKDWCKGNEINIMYTQPGKPTQNGYIERFNGSYRRAVLDRYIFRNLSEVRELTEAWRNDYNEERPHEALDNMTPFEYREELIKRKEAV; translated from the coding sequence TTGGCAGGAGATATAGTGGAAGAATATGGTGTAAGCATCTCTCGGGCGTGCAAGCTGATGGACATCCATCGCTCCTACTTCTATTATACTGACAAGAAAGATGACACTGAAGTTGAAGACGCAATCCGTGCTGCCGCCAACTTCGGTGATGGCTTCTGGAAGATTTATTCAAGGCTGAGACGTGAGGGTAAGACATGGAACCACAAGAAGGTTTACAGGGTTTACAAGGCAATGCACTATGAGAAGCGAAGCCGTTTGAAGAAACGTCTGCCTGCAAGGGTGAAGAATCCTCTGGTTATGCCTAAAGAGCCCAATGTTACCTGGTCCATTGACTTTGTCAGTGACAGGATTGAGTGCGGAAGACAATTCCGTGTTCTTAATATCATAGATGATGCCTGCAAGATTGCCGTGACACAGGAGATATCGATGTCCATGCCGGCAAAGCGTGTCATCAAAGTTCTGGAAAAGGTCATATGGCTTAATGGCAAACCAAAGAACATACGCTGCGACAATGGTCCTGAGTTTATCGCCCAGGTGTTCAAAGATTGGTGTAAAGGCAATGAGATAAACATTATGTATACTCAGCCTGGTAAACCCACCCAGAACGGCTACATTGAACGCTTCAACGGAAGCTACAGAAGGGCTGTACTTGACAGATACATTTTCCGAAACTTGTCTGAAGTCAGGGAACTGACAGAAGCCTGGCGGAATGACTACAACGAAGAACGGCCCCATGAGGCGTTGGACAACATGACACCCTTTGAGTATAGGGAAGAACTGATAAAACGAAAGGAAGCAGTATGA
- the nadE gene encoding NAD(+) synthase: MGKKLKKKLSHDLLYIEDIESACNAIVKKLHDTVVHRFNRKGAVVGISGGIDSSTTLALSVRAFGPENVLGLILPESESSSESEQMARRLAIQFGVEAVVENITDALKGFNCYARRNRAISNAIPEFNPLADKSKIVINQSAERNIPPLFSVTIVTPNGEVKRKILSRKDYLQIVASSNFKQRARMSMLYYYAESLYYAVIGTHNKQEFEQGFFVKYGDGGADVMPITHLYKTQVYQLAKYLGIPKEVIDRTPTTDTYSAEQTQEEFFFQMPYETLDLIMYGTENHYTVKEIADSVGKTEEEAGSIIANLQRKRKTTEYLRSKTIYF, encoded by the coding sequence ATGGGAAAAAAGCTGAAAAAAAAATTGTCTCATGATCTTTTATATATTGAAGACATTGAGAGTGCGTGCAATGCTATAGTAAAGAAACTGCATGACACTGTGGTTCACCGATTTAATCGCAAGGGTGCAGTTGTGGGAATTAGCGGAGGCATTGATTCATCAACAACACTGGCTTTATCTGTAAGGGCATTTGGTCCTGAAAATGTGCTAGGGCTAATATTGCCGGAATCAGAGTCAAGCTCTGAAAGCGAACAGATGGCCAGGCGACTGGCAATACAATTTGGAGTAGAGGCGGTTGTTGAAAACATAACTGATGCCCTAAAGGGGTTTAACTGCTATGCACGTCGCAATAGAGCTATTTCAAACGCTATTCCAGAGTTCAATCCACTGGCTGACAAGTCGAAAATCGTCATCAACCAATCTGCTGAAAGGAATATTCCCCCTCTCTTTTCTGTAACAATAGTCACCCCAAATGGTGAAGTAAAGAGGAAAATTCTCTCCAGGAAAGATTACTTGCAAATTGTTGCATCGTCTAATTTTAAGCAGCGTGCAAGGATGTCTATGCTTTATTATTACGCAGAGAGCCTTTACTATGCCGTGATTGGCACACACAACAAACAAGAATTTGAGCAAGGTTTTTTTGTCAAATATGGAGATGGAGGTGCAGATGTGATGCCAATTACCCATCTTTACAAAACGCAAGTGTATCAACTGGCTAAATACCTGGGTATACCAAAGGAAGTAATTGACAGAACTCCCACTACCGACACATACAGCGCGGAACAAACGCAGGAAGAATTTTTTTTTCAAATGCCCTACGAGACTTTGGATTTAATTATGTATGGTACGGAGAATCATTACACTGTAAAGGAAATTGCAGATTCGGTAGGCAAAACTGAGGAAGAGGCAGGCAGTATTATTGCAAACTTGCAGAGAAAAAGAAAGACAACCGAATATTTAAGATCCAAGACAATATACTTTTGA
- a CDS encoding DUF721 domain-containing protein, producing MLKKNAQPIANILSEFFDENPGLKTSVAEHRAVSAWRELLGEGVSHYTKNVYFRRNVLHVQLTSSVLRAELILNKQTLMDKLNEHVGMEIVKDIVFR from the coding sequence ATGCTTAAAAAAAACGCCCAACCCATAGCCAACATCCTTTCGGAATTCTTCGATGAAAATCCCGGATTGAAGACATCGGTGGCCGAACATCGCGCCGTCTCGGCGTGGCGGGAACTGTTGGGCGAAGGGGTTTCGCACTACACCAAAAACGTCTATTTCCGGCGAAACGTCCTGCACGTGCAGCTTACTTCATCGGTGTTGCGCGCCGAGCTGATCCTGAACAAACAGACCCTGATGGATAAACTAAACGAGCACGTCGGAATGGAAATTGTGAAGGATATTGTTTTTCGTTAA